One window of Mesorhizobium sp. PAMC28654 genomic DNA carries:
- a CDS encoding methyltetrahydrofolate cobalamin methyltransferase produces MTRTIVASATREIIIGFDQPFCVIGERINPTGRKKLAAEMIAGNFETVIRDALEQAACGATMLDVNAGVTSVNPNETEPGLLVQTLEIVQGLVDLPLSIDSSVTAAIEAALKVAKGRPLVNSVTGEEEKLEAILPLIKKYNVPVVAISNDETGISMDPDVRFAVAKKIVQRCADFGIPAHDVVVDPLVMPIGALGDAGRQVFALLRRLREELKVNTTCGLSNISFGLPHRHGINAAFIPMVIGAGMTSAIMNPVRPQEMEAVRGANVLNGTDENCTNWIRTYKDYKPSEGGQAIAAPTAVNAPGDGASNGGRRRGGREARMGRG; encoded by the coding sequence CTTCGACCAGCCCTTCTGCGTGATTGGCGAGCGCATCAACCCGACCGGCCGCAAGAAGCTGGCCGCCGAGATGATCGCCGGCAATTTCGAGACCGTGATCAGGGACGCGCTGGAACAGGCCGCCTGCGGCGCGACCATGCTCGACGTCAACGCTGGCGTTACCTCGGTTAACCCGAATGAGACCGAGCCGGGCCTGCTGGTTCAGACGCTGGAGATCGTACAGGGGCTGGTCGACCTGCCGCTCTCGATTGATAGCTCGGTCACCGCCGCGATCGAAGCGGCGCTGAAGGTCGCCAAGGGCCGTCCGCTGGTCAACTCCGTCACCGGCGAGGAAGAGAAGCTCGAGGCCATCCTGCCGCTGATCAAGAAGTACAATGTCCCGGTCGTCGCCATCTCCAATGACGAGACCGGCATTTCGATGGATCCGGACGTGCGCTTCGCCGTCGCCAAGAAGATCGTACAGCGCTGCGCCGATTTCGGCATCCCCGCGCACGACGTCGTCGTCGATCCGCTGGTCATGCCGATCGGCGCGCTGGGCGACGCCGGCCGCCAGGTGTTCGCGCTGCTGCGCCGCCTGCGCGAAGAGCTGAAGGTCAACACCACCTGCGGCCTCTCCAACATCTCGTTCGGCTTGCCGCACCGCCACGGCATCAACGCCGCCTTCATCCCGATGGTGATCGGCGCCGGCATGACCTCGGCGATCATGAACCCGGTGCGTCCGCAGGAGATGGAAGCCGTGCGCGGCGCCAATGTGCTGAACGGCACCGACGAGAACTGCACCAACTGGATCAGGACCTACAAGGACTACAAGCCGTCCGAAGGCGGCCAGGCGATTGCGGCTCCGACCGCGGTCAATGCGCCGGGCGACGGCGCCAGCAATGGCGGCCGCAGGCGCGGCGGACGTGAAGCCCGGATGGGCCGGGGGTAA